In one window of Gammaproteobacteria bacterium DNA:
- a CDS encoding tryptophan--tRNA ligase: MTNSSNRRVLSGMRPTGQLHLGHYHGVLKNWIELQHEYESFFFVADWHALTTEYEDPMIIGETVWNMVIDWLAAGINPGAAKLFIQSRVPEHAELHVLLSMITPLGWLERVPSYKEQQERLDSKDLSTYGFLGYPLLQTADILIYKAHFVPVGEDQVAHVELAREIARRFNYLYGRDPGFEEKAEVAARKMGKKNARLYFDLRKRFQEKGDAVALDTAHALLDSQQSISISDKERLFGYLEGGGKAIFPEPQALLTPSSKMPGLDGQKMSKSYGNTIALRENPTSVEEKLRTMPTDPARVRRTDPGDPDKCPVWKFHEIYSNDEVKEWVKKGCTTAGIGCLECKQPLIDAVLAEQAPIRERAQEYLDDPETVQGIIAEGTEAARDVARETLDDVRQAIGLVYR; encoded by the coding sequence TTGACTAATAGTTCGAATCGGCGCGTGCTCTCCGGGATGCGCCCCACCGGCCAGCTGCACCTTGGCCACTATCATGGCGTGCTAAAGAATTGGATCGAGCTTCAGCACGAGTATGAAAGCTTCTTCTTTGTCGCTGACTGGCATGCCTTAACAACCGAATACGAAGATCCAATGATCATTGGTGAAACCGTCTGGAACATGGTCATCGACTGGCTCGCGGCGGGCATTAATCCAGGGGCAGCCAAGCTGTTTATCCAGTCGCGCGTCCCCGAGCATGCGGAATTGCACGTGTTATTGTCCATGATCACGCCCCTTGGCTGGTTAGAGCGGGTCCCCTCTTATAAGGAGCAGCAGGAGAGGCTTGATTCGAAGGATCTTTCGACCTACGGTTTTCTGGGGTATCCGCTCCTGCAGACGGCTGATATTCTCATCTACAAGGCACATTTTGTCCCAGTGGGCGAGGACCAGGTTGCCCATGTGGAACTCGCACGAGAGATCGCACGCCGTTTCAATTATCTCTACGGCCGTGACCCTGGGTTTGAGGAAAAAGCCGAGGTGGCGGCCCGCAAGATGGGCAAAAAGAATGCCCGGTTGTACTTTGACCTGCGCAAACGCTTCCAAGAGAAGGGCGATGCCGTGGCGCTTGATACCGCGCACGCCCTGCTTGATTCGCAGCAGAGTATCTCGATCAGCGACAAAGAACGTCTGTTTGGTTATCTTGAAGGCGGCGGCAAGGCGATTTTCCCTGAACCCCAGGCCCTGCTCACGCCTTCCTCGAAGATGCCGGGGCTGGACGGCCAGAAGATGTCCAAGTCCTATGGCAATACCATTGCGCTCAGGGAAAATCCGACCTCTGTTGAAGAAAAGTTGCGAACGATGCCCACGGATCCGGCCCGTGTACGGCGTACGGATCCAGGCGATCCGGACAAATGTCCGGTATGGAAATTTCACGAGATCTACTCCAACGATGAGGTCAAAGAATGGGTTAAGAAGGGTTGCACAACGGCGGGTATTGGGTGTCTTGAGTGCAAGCAGCCGTTGATCGATGCTGTATTGGCTGAACAGGCACCTATTCGGGAAAGGGCCCAGGAATACCTGGATGATCCCGAGACCGTGCAGGGGATCATCGCCGAGGGGACTGAGGCAGCACGTGATGTGGCCCGTGAAACACTGGATGATGTTCGACAGGCCATTGGTTTGGTATATAGATAG
- a CDS encoding ScpA family protein, whose protein sequence is MSSEDEMSPDSGSAQRETPFAVVQGEPVTELPRDLYIPPDALEVMLEAFEGPLDLLLYLINRQNIDILDIPVAEITHQYMSYIELMRELQLELAADYLLMAAMLAEIKSRMLLPRPVDEEFEEDPRAELIRRLQEYERYKQAAQDLDGLPRLERDVFPVNADVPDKRVIKLQPKVSLDQLLDAFNDVLTLAQMFAHHHIQREALSVRERMSAVLAQIRSDQFTDFTMLFAVEEGRAGVVVTFLAILELLKDSLIDTVQSEPFGPIYVKAAA, encoded by the coding sequence ATGTCGAGTGAAGACGAAATGAGTCCGGATTCGGGCAGCGCGCAGCGGGAAACGCCCTTTGCGGTCGTGCAGGGTGAGCCCGTCACCGAGCTCCCCCGGGATCTGTACATCCCGCCAGATGCCCTGGAGGTGATGCTGGAGGCATTTGAGGGTCCGCTTGACCTGTTGCTCTACCTCATCAATCGGCAGAACATCGATATCCTCGATATTCCGGTTGCAGAGATTACCCATCAGTACATGAGCTATATCGAGCTGATGAGGGAACTGCAGCTCGAGCTGGCGGCGGATTACCTGCTGATGGCCGCTATGCTCGCCGAGATCAAGTCACGCATGTTGCTGCCACGGCCTGTGGATGAGGAGTTTGAGGAGGATCCCCGTGCCGAGTTGATCAGAAGGCTTCAGGAGTACGAGCGCTACAAGCAAGCAGCCCAGGACTTAGACGGCCTGCCCAGGTTGGAGCGCGATGTGTTTCCGGTTAATGCAGATGTTCCGGATAAGCGAGTGATAAAACTGCAACCTAAAGTGTCCCTCGATCAATTGCTCGACGCATTTAACGACGTGTTGACGTTGGCCCAGATGTTTGCTCACCATCATATTCAGAGAGAAGCTCTGTCGGTACGGGAGCGGATGTCCGCGGTGTTGGCACAGATACGATCTGATCAATTCACGGATTTCACGATGCTTTTCGCAGTCGAAGAAGGACGGGCTGGTGTAGTCGTTACCTTTCTCGCAATCCTGGAGCTTCTTAAGGATTCGCTCATCGATACGGTACAGAGCGAACCGTTTGGTCCAATATACGTAAAGGCAGCCGCATGA
- a CDS encoding L-threonylcarbamoyladenylate synthase, translated as MAQYFRIHPEDPQKRLIEQAAKIMRDGGVVVYPTDSCYALGCQVGDKAAVQRIRRLRRLGPRHNMTLVCRDLSELGVYARVDNTAFRLIKALTPGPYTFILKATREVPKRLQDPQRKTIGLRVPDNAIARALMEALGEPSMSTTLILPNDGTPLTDPEVINQRLAHDVALIIDGGIGGVEPTTVVDLVNDTPHVLRKGKGDISLFPD; from the coding sequence GTGGCGCAGTATTTTCGTATTCATCCCGAAGACCCGCAAAAGCGGTTGATCGAACAGGCAGCGAAGATCATGCGCGACGGCGGCGTGGTCGTTTATCCAACCGATTCTTGTTACGCGCTGGGATGCCAGGTTGGGGACAAGGCTGCGGTGCAACGCATTCGTCGCCTGCGGAGGCTCGGTCCGCGCCACAACATGACGCTGGTGTGCCGAGATCTGTCGGAGCTCGGCGTCTACGCGCGAGTGGACAACACGGCGTTCCGTCTCATCAAGGCGCTCACGCCCGGCCCCTACACCTTTATCCTCAAAGCCACGCGCGAGGTGCCGAAGCGCCTGCAAGACCCGCAACGCAAGACGATTGGGCTTAGAGTGCCCGATAATGCCATCGCCCGTGCCCTCATGGAGGCCCTCGGTGAGCCGAGCATGAGCACGACGCTCATCTTGCCGAACGACGGCACGCCCCTGACGGATCCGGAGGTCATCAATCAACGGCTTGCCCATGACGTGGCGCTGATCATTGATGGCGGGATTGGCGGCGTCGAGCCGACGACAGTGGTCGACCTGGTGAATGACACGCCGCATGTGTTACGAAAGGGCAAGGGTGACATTTCACTATTTCCAGACTGA